The Methyloterricola oryzae nucleotide sequence AGCGAGCGAAAGGAGGCTGAAATTGCGCTCCAGCAAAGCGAGCAAACGCTTCAAATGGCGCAGGCCGTGGGGCGGATCGGCAGTTTCGCGATGGGCCATGATACCGAAACGTTTACCTGCTCCAAAGAGACGGCACGGCTTTTCGATCTCGACGTCAATGGTGTGACGACATTTGCTGAATGGTTCGCGCGGGTTCATCCGGACGACCAGGGCGCGGTCGAGACAGCTTGGCGTGCCGCGCTGCAAGGTGCGCCATACGATATGACCTACCGGATTGTGGTGCGAGGCCAAATCGTTTGGATTCGGGCAATGGCAAAACTGACCTTCGATGACGCAGGGCAGTTGCTGAGTGCTATAGGGACCGTGCAGGACATTACGGACCGTGTCCAGGCTACTGAAAAGATCAGGGAGAGCGAGCAGCGGCTTAACGCCTTCTTGCAGCATAGTTCCACGGTTGCCTGGCTCAAGGATGAAATGGGACGGCACGTCTTTCTCAGTCCGAATTTTGCAAAGCGTTTTGGGATTCGCCAAGAAGACTGGATAGGCAAGACTGACTTTGATATCTGGCCGGTCGAGGTGGCTGAGCAATTCCGGAAAAATGATCAGGCCGTGCTTGAGTCTGGCGAGAGTCTCGAGATGGTAGAGAAAGCTTGCAGTTCCGACGGGACGATTTCCTGGTGGCGCAGCAGCAAGTTTTCGTTCTCCGATCCCTCCGGAAAGCGCTATGTCGGCGGATTGGGCATTGATATCACGGAAATTAAGGAAACAGAACGTCGCTTGATCGAAAGCGAGGTGCGCTTCCGCACCCTGTTCGAAAGTGCCCAGGATGGTATCCTTCTGGCGGAGAAGCAGAGCCGGCGCTTCGTCGCGGCCAATCCGGCCATGTGCGCGCTGCTGGGCTACAGCCAGGAGGAATTGCTGTCCCTCGGGGTCGCGGACATCCATCCGGCTGAGCAGTTGCCATACGTCATCCAGGAGTTCGATAGTTTCGCCCGCGGCAAGAGCCGCCAACTGGATGACATCCGAATCCTGCGCAAAGATGGCACCGAACGGCTGGTATCCATCGTCCCGGCGTTTATGGAGACCACCGGCCAGCCTTTGCTCGCCGGGCTGTTCCGGGACGTCACCGAGCGCCACCGCCAGGAAGCAGCGCTTCGCGACGCTGATCGGCGCAAGGACGAATTCCTTGCCACCTTGTCCCACGAACTGCGCAACCCCTTGGCCCCAATCAAAATCGGCGTAGGCGTGTTGCGGCTAGCAAAGGGCGATCCGAAAACAGTAGCGCGCATCCTGGACATCTTCGATACCAGCCTGTCGCACCTAATCCGATTGGTTGACGATTTGCTGGATATCAGCCGGATCACAACCGGCAAGATCCACTTGCAGGTAACAGCCGTCGACCTCGCGACCGTTATCCAGCGAGCCGTGGACTTAAGCCTCCCCTTTATCAAAGAGGCCGGTCTCACGCTGCAGATCAATCTCCCCGAAACGTCGATCAGGCTGAATGCCGATCTTACGCGGCTTGGACAGGCGTTCGCCAACTTGCTCAACAACGCTGCCAAGTTTACGCCCCGCGGCGGACAAATCACTGTCACCGCAGAACAGCGCAGCGACACCGTAGTGGTCAGGGTGCTGGACAACGGTATTGGTATCCCCGCTGCCATGCTGACCCACATCTTTGACAGGTTCACTCAGGTGGATGGCTCGTTGGAAAAAGAACATGGAGGCTTGGGTATCGGACTCAGTCTGGTCAAGGACCTGATCACACTCCACGACGGCACAGTTGAAGCACGCAGCGAGGGCGGCGGCAAAGGCAGTGAGTTTATCGTTTGCTTACCGTGTGAGCCGCCGCGTTCGGCGGTTC carries:
- a CDS encoding hybrid sensor histidine kinase/response regulator, encoding MKSINACWSSPFAARLAAALAILLIALLLRLTILPYDAGYSFFFFYPPIAIAFLLCGSGPGAVVTALSAIASLYCFVPPYFQWLLDADDGIACAIFLAASGMTGLFVGQYRHLFDALQTVERRYSRVLEAQSEFIGRFKADGTIVYVNEAFRRFFGTTGEPLVGHSWRSLAFKDDLPWINEMLSRLSPENPDVTIENCVIAANGELRWGQFASHATFDQAGSLSEIQIVGRDISERKEAEIALQQSEQTLQMAQAVGRIGSFAMGHDTETFTCSKETARLFDLDVNGVTTFAEWFARVHPDDQGAVETAWRAALQGAPYDMTYRIVVRGQIVWIRAMAKLTFDDAGQLLSAIGTVQDITDRVQATEKIRESEQRLNAFLQHSSTVAWLKDEMGRHVFLSPNFAKRFGIRQEDWIGKTDFDIWPVEVAEQFRKNDQAVLESGESLEMVEKACSSDGTISWWRSSKFSFSDPSGKRYVGGLGIDITEIKETERRLIESEVRFRTLFESAQDGILLAEKQSRRFVAANPAMCALLGYSQEELLSLGVADIHPAEQLPYVIQEFDSFARGKSRQLDDIRILRKDGTERLVSIVPAFMETTGQPLLAGLFRDVTERHRQEAALRDADRRKDEFLATLSHELRNPLAPIKIGVGVLRLAKGDPKTVARILDIFDTSLSHLIRLVDDLLDISRITTGKIHLQVTAVDLATVIQRAVDLSLPFIKEAGLTLQINLPETSIRLNADLTRLGQAFANLLNNAAKFTPRGGQITVTAEQRSDTVVVRVLDNGIGIPAAMLTHIFDRFTQVDGSLEKEHGGLGIGLSLVKDLITLHDGTVEARSEGGGKGSEFIVCLPCEPPRSAVPEHQNDQDLESTRPDPRRILICDDNVLVTTTLTMHFATLGHQIAIACDGLEAVKLAESFHPELILMDIGMPNLNGYDACRQIRQQPWGRDLFIAALTGWDSDPDRQKADEAGFDRYLVKPVDTVDLDRLIEELSLKRAG